Proteins encoded by one window of Vanacampus margaritifer isolate UIUO_Vmar chromosome 17, RoL_Vmar_1.0, whole genome shotgun sequence:
- the LOC144037529 gene encoding serine/threonine-protein kinase SBK2-like isoform X1 yields MTAATRLLDDMCHLTAQSLIRLETSEHFQLVKLLGEGSYGKVMLAVHTKSGSPMALKFFPRRSTCLSAFLREYNVSLRFCTHPSLSRALGIAYSTPSHFVFAQQAGLFGDLFDVIVPEVRASTRVQVGLEEDRCQRVVSQLCGALSHLHSLGFVHRDVKPENVFLCDAACHWVKLGDFGMVKARGTKVPEVWYCSAYCTPEAEVARGNEDSRGERVKPGDEEEKKKQRRPRLWVTVDPTVDSWALGVLTYAVLTGAHPWPHTSSDCAAYLKYLHWFGAAKSLEDQLDVWAEPQQQVPAGAKERPLVAPQFTRFTPLARAFFRLLLDPSPRDRGRPEDALGYLGGAWMPAGERERLEEQRKKSRDRGAVNKVKEKEGRGQR; encoded by the exons atgacG GCGGCCACCCGGCTTCTGGACGACATGTGCCACCTGACGGCGCAGTCGCTCATCAGGTTGGAGACGTCGGAGCACTTCCAGCTGGTCAAGCTGTTGGGCGAAGGGTCGTACGGCAAAGTCATGTTGGCCGTGCACACCAAGAGCG GAAGTCCGATGGCGCTGAAGTTCTTCCCTCGCCGGAGCACGTGCCTGAGCGCCTTCCTGCGCGAGTACAACGTGTCTTTGAGGTTCTGCACGCACCCGTCCCTCAGCCGCGCTCTGGGCATCGCCTACTCCACGCCGTCGCACTTCGTCTTCGCGCAGCAGGCCGGACTCTTTGGCGACCTCTTCGACGTCATCGTACCTGAGGTGCGCGCAAGTACTCGAGTACAG GTGGGTCTGGAGGAGGACCGGTGCCAGCGGGTGGTCTCGCAGCTGTGCGGCGCCCTGTCCCACCTTCACTCGCTGGGCTTCGTCCACAGAGACGTCAAACCCGAAAACGTCTTCCTGTGCGACGCCGCCTGCCATTGGGTCAAGCTGGGAGACTTCGGGATG GTGAAGGCCCGGGGAACCAAAGTCCCGGAAGTGTGGTACTGCTCAGCCTACTGCACGCCCGAAGCCGAGGTGGCGCGAGGGAACGAGGACAGCCGCGGCGAGCGAGTGAAGCCGGGAgacgaggaggagaagaagaagcagcgACGGCCGCGGCTCTGGGTCACCGTGGATCCCACCGTGGACAGCTGGGCCTTGGGGGTCCTGACCTACGCCGTGCTGACCGGCGCCCACCCGTGGCCCCACACGTCCTCCGACTGCGCCGCCTACCTCAAGTACCTCCACTGGTTCGGCGCGGCCAAAAGTTTGGAGGACCAACTGGACGTGTGGGCCGAGCCGCAGCAGCAGGTTCCGGCCGGCGCCAAGGAGCGCCCCCTTGTGGCGCCCCAGTTCACCCGCTTCACCCCGCTGGCCCGAGCCTTCTTCCGCCTGCTGCTCGACCCCAGCCCGCGGGACCGAGGAAGGCCCGAGGACGCGCTGGGCTACCTGGGGGGCGCCTGGATGCCCGCCGGGGAAAGGGAACGGCTCGAGGAGCAAAGGAAGAAGAGCCGAGACAGAGGAGCCGTCAACAAGGTCAAGGAGAAGGAGGGccgagggcagaggtga
- the LOC144037529 gene encoding serine/threonine-protein kinase SBK2-like isoform X2 codes for MTAATRLLDDMCHLTAQSLIRLETSEHFQLVKLLGEGSYGKVMLAVHTKSGSPMALKFFPRRSTCLSAFLREYNVSLRFCTHPSLSRALGIAYSTPSHFVFAQQAGLFGDLFDVIVPEVGLEEDRCQRVVSQLCGALSHLHSLGFVHRDVKPENVFLCDAACHWVKLGDFGMVKARGTKVPEVWYCSAYCTPEAEVARGNEDSRGERVKPGDEEEKKKQRRPRLWVTVDPTVDSWALGVLTYAVLTGAHPWPHTSSDCAAYLKYLHWFGAAKSLEDQLDVWAEPQQQVPAGAKERPLVAPQFTRFTPLARAFFRLLLDPSPRDRGRPEDALGYLGGAWMPAGERERLEEQRKKSRDRGAVNKVKEKEGRGQR; via the exons atgacG GCGGCCACCCGGCTTCTGGACGACATGTGCCACCTGACGGCGCAGTCGCTCATCAGGTTGGAGACGTCGGAGCACTTCCAGCTGGTCAAGCTGTTGGGCGAAGGGTCGTACGGCAAAGTCATGTTGGCCGTGCACACCAAGAGCG GAAGTCCGATGGCGCTGAAGTTCTTCCCTCGCCGGAGCACGTGCCTGAGCGCCTTCCTGCGCGAGTACAACGTGTCTTTGAGGTTCTGCACGCACCCGTCCCTCAGCCGCGCTCTGGGCATCGCCTACTCCACGCCGTCGCACTTCGTCTTCGCGCAGCAGGCCGGACTCTTTGGCGACCTCTTCGACGTCATCGTACCTGAG GTGGGTCTGGAGGAGGACCGGTGCCAGCGGGTGGTCTCGCAGCTGTGCGGCGCCCTGTCCCACCTTCACTCGCTGGGCTTCGTCCACAGAGACGTCAAACCCGAAAACGTCTTCCTGTGCGACGCCGCCTGCCATTGGGTCAAGCTGGGAGACTTCGGGATG GTGAAGGCCCGGGGAACCAAAGTCCCGGAAGTGTGGTACTGCTCAGCCTACTGCACGCCCGAAGCCGAGGTGGCGCGAGGGAACGAGGACAGCCGCGGCGAGCGAGTGAAGCCGGGAgacgaggaggagaagaagaagcagcgACGGCCGCGGCTCTGGGTCACCGTGGATCCCACCGTGGACAGCTGGGCCTTGGGGGTCCTGACCTACGCCGTGCTGACCGGCGCCCACCCGTGGCCCCACACGTCCTCCGACTGCGCCGCCTACCTCAAGTACCTCCACTGGTTCGGCGCGGCCAAAAGTTTGGAGGACCAACTGGACGTGTGGGCCGAGCCGCAGCAGCAGGTTCCGGCCGGCGCCAAGGAGCGCCCCCTTGTGGCGCCCCAGTTCACCCGCTTCACCCCGCTGGCCCGAGCCTTCTTCCGCCTGCTGCTCGACCCCAGCCCGCGGGACCGAGGAAGGCCCGAGGACGCGCTGGGCTACCTGGGGGGCGCCTGGATGCCCGCCGGGGAAAGGGAACGGCTCGAGGAGCAAAGGAAGAAGAGCCGAGACAGAGGAGCCGTCAACAAGGTCAAGGAGAAGGAGGGccgagggcagaggtga
- the rnf139 gene encoding E3 ubiquitin-protein ligase RNF139 encodes MASTQARLGQQALAVLDVALRVPCIFIIDAIFNSYYEPGPGWAGTVSSGLFRVVAVLVSSVVLLLSQKALFKFYTLFLAVVLGAAAVLVNYHATSHMDLYSAYYKVALGLRPLARNGPTLWLGLAAVQLAFGVGYVFLLGLRSSLAALVVLDVMVPVWGLMIELPPDVRRLVAVLSGAALALNTAACLAARLKWFYYSCRYVYLLVRHMYRMYGLQLLLKDTWKRIRFPDVLRVFWLTRVAAQALILVYVVQAVRRESGDATGGYAERSSDPQGFLLSWDVLWDVTSNLIISGCDSTLTVLGMSAVISSLAHYLGLSILTFIGSTEEEDKRLGFVAPVLFFILALQTGLSSLDPEERLVRLSRNMCLLLTAILHFIQGMTDPVLMSLSASHVSSFRRHFPVLLVSAALFALPVALSHALWHHYAINTWLFAVTAFCVELCLKVLVSLTVYGLFMADGLSDALWEKLDDYVYYVRSAGNVIEFLFGVVMFGNGTYTMMFESGGKIRACMMCLHAYFNIYLQARNGWKTFVNRRTAVKKINSLPELRGERLRRIEDVCAICYQDFATSARITPCHHYFHALCLRKWLYIQDTCPMCHQKVNVDDGRGADAFSNNNGGYVPPPAAPEAPAAAPPPGEHPPADGQPLNRAPPAGALPAVATAGRLDEQLLEDNDSIEYDDDDWGLQNGGTPVDEEYLHDDTDSTDD; translated from the exons ATGGCGTCCACTCAAGCCCGGCTAGGCCAGCAGGCCTTGGCGGTGCTCGATGTGGCTCTGCGGGTCCCCTGCATCTTCATAATCGACGCCATTTTCAACTCGTATTACGAGCCCGGGCCGGGATGGGCCGGTACCGTCAGCAGCGGTTTGTTCCGAGTCGTGG CTGTGCTGGTCTCCAGCGTGGTGCTGCTGCTGTCCCAGAAGGCCCTTTTCAAGTTCTACACCCTCTTCCTGGCGGTGGTCCTGGGCGCGGCGGCCGTCCTGGTCAACTACCACGCCACCTCTCACATGGACTTGTACAGCGCCTACTACAAAGTGGCGCTGGGCTTGCGGCCGCTGGCCCGAAACGGGCCCACGCTGTGGCTGGGCCTGGCCGCCGTGCAGCTGGCGTTCGGCGTGGGCTACGTGTTCCTCCTGGGCCTGCGCTCGTCGCTGGCCGCCCTGGTGGTCCTGGACGTCATGGTGCCCGTGTGGGGGCTGATGATCGAGCTGCCCCCGGACGTGCGGCGCTTGGTGGCCGTGTTGTCGGGCGCCGCCCTGGCCCTCAACACGGCCGCCTGCCTGGCCGCGCGGCTCAAGTGGTTCTACTACTCGTGCCGCTACGTCTACCTGCTGGTTCGACACATGTACCGCATGTACGGCCTGCAGCTGCTCCTCAAGGACACCTGGAAGAGGATCCGCTTCCCGGACGTGCTGCGGGTCTTCTGGCTGACCCGCGTGGCGGCGCAGGCGCTCATCCTGGTCTACGTGGTGCAGGCGGTGCGAAGGGAGAGCGGCGACGCCACGGGCGGCTACGCTGAGCGGAGCTCGGACCCGCAG GGTTTCCTGCTGAGCTGGGACGTGTTGTGGGACGTGACCAGCAACCTGATCATCTCCGGGTGCGACTCCACGCTCACCGTCTTGGGCATGAGCGCCGTCATCTCGTCGCTGGCGCACTACCTGGGCCTCAGCATCCTCACCTTCATCG GTTCGACGGAAGAGGAGGATAAACGTTTGGGCTTCGTGGCTCCGGTGCTGTTCTTCATTCTGGCTCTGCAGACCGGACTCAGCAGCTTGGACCCTGAGGAACGCCTG GTTCGACTGAGCCGCAACATGTGCCTGCTGCTGACGGCCATCTTGCACTTCATCCAAGGGATGACGGACCCGGTGCTGATGTCGCTCAGCGCCTCGCACGTGTCGTCCTTCCGCCGCCACTTCCCCGTGCTGCTGGTGTCGGCGGCGCTCTTCGCGCTGCcggtggcgctcagccacgcccTGTGGCACCACTACGCCATCAACACCTGGCTCTTCGCCGTCACCGCCTTCTGCGTGGAGCTCTGCCTCAAG GTGTTGGTGTCGCTGACCGTCTACGGCCTCTTCATGGCGGACGGCCTGTCGGACGCGCTGTGGGAGAAGCTGGACGACTACGTGTACTACGTGCGCTCGGCCGGCAACGTCATCGAGTTCCTGTTCGGCGTGGTCATGTTCGGCAACGGCACGTACACGATGATGTTCGAGTCGGGCGGCAAGATCCGCGCCTGCATGATGTGCCTGCACGCCTACTTCAACATCTACCTGCAGGCGCGCAACGGCTGGAAGACCTTCGTCAACCGCCGCACGGCCGTCAAGAAGATCAACTCGCTGCCCGAGCTGCGCGGCGAGCGCCTGCGCCGCATCGAGGACGTGTGCGCCATCTGCTACCAGGACTTTGCCACCTCGGCGCGCATCACGCCGTGCCACCACTACTTCCACGCGCTGTGCCTGCGCAAGTGGCTCTACATCCAGGACACGTGCCCCATGTGCCACCAGAAGGTCAACGTGGACGACGGCCGCGGCGCCGACGCCTTCTCCAACAACAACGGGGGCTACGTGCCGCCGCCGGCCGCGCCCGAGGCTCCCGCCGCTGCGCCGCCGCCGGGGGAGCATCcgcccgccgacggccagcccCTCAACCGGGCGCCGCCGGCGGGCGCGTTGCCGGCGGTGGCGACGGCGGGGCGGCTGGACGAGCAGCTGCTGGAGGACAACGACAGCATCGAGTACGACGACGACGACTGGGGGCTGCAAAACGGGGGCACGCCCGTGGACGAGGAATATTTGCACGATGACACCGACTCCACAGACGACTGA